The following coding sequences are from one Rutidosis leptorrhynchoides isolate AG116_Rl617_1_P2 chromosome 11, CSIRO_AGI_Rlap_v1, whole genome shotgun sequence window:
- the LOC139875913 gene encoding TGACG-sequence-specific DNA-binding protein TGA-2.1-like: MWIGGLHPTDMLQLINNHIEVFGPKLEKIKSLTSEITNEEIALPTKFRNLKATISNTLTGKDSVNKGDEAAMSSCHNSMSFLVEKLTIMHNFMDVADDLQHRTFSEMHKLLTTRPKSYDIIHNL, translated from the exons ATGTGGATTGGTGGATTACATCCAACTGATATGCTACAG TTAATCAACAATCATATTGAAGTTTTTGGACCTAAACTTGAAAAAATAAAATCTTTAACATCTGAAATTACGAACGAAGAGATTGCACTTCCTACAAAATTTAGAAATTTAAAAGCCACAATATCAAATACTTTAACAGGGAAAGATTCTGTGAATAAAGGAGACGAAGCGGCAATGTCAAGTTGTCACAATTCTATGTCATTTTTAGTTGAAAAGCTTACTATTATGCACAACTTTATGGATGTG GCTGACGATTTACAACATAGGACTTTCTCAGAGATGCACAAACTACTAACAACAAGACCAAAGAGTTATGACATTATTCACAATTTATGA